A region from the Hippopotamus amphibius kiboko isolate mHipAmp2 chromosome 15, mHipAmp2.hap2, whole genome shotgun sequence genome encodes:
- the NR2C2AP gene encoding nuclear receptor 2C2-associated protein, with amino-acid sequence MTHSLVCPETVSRVSSVLNRDTRQFGKKHLFDQNEETCWNSDQGPSQWVILEFPQRICVSQLQIQFQGGFSSRQGHLEGSQGSEALSKIVDFYPEDNNSLQTFSVPPAEVDRLKVTFEDATDFFGRVVIYHLRVLGEKKA; translated from the exons ATGACCCACTCTCTGGTTTGTCCAGAGACCGTGAGCAG GGTGAGTTCGGTGCTGAATCGTGACACCCGGCAGTTCGGAAAGAAGCACCTGTTCGACCAGAACGAGGAGACGTGCTGGAACTCAGACCAG GGCCCCTCCCAGTGGGTAATACTGGAGTTTCCCCAGCGCATCTGTGTCTCCCAGCTGCAGATCCAGTTCCAGGGGGGCTTTTCCAGTCGCCAGGGCCACCTCGAAG GCTCTCAGGGGAGTGAGGCTCTTAGCAAGATTGTGGACTTTTATCCTGAGGACAACAACTCACTTCAG ACCTTCTCTGTGCCACCTGCTGAGGTGGACCGGCTGAAAGTGACGTTTGAGGATGCCACTGATTTCTTTGGCCGAGTGGTCATCTACCATCTGCGGGTACTAGGGGAGAAGAAGGCTTGA
- the RFXANK gene encoding DNA-binding protein RFXANK isoform X1: protein MEPTQPVEDLSLTQQPSTPEFGDPEDPRDEALDGSDTVVLSLFPCTPEPGNPEPDAGTSSPQAGSSLKHSTTLTNRQRGNEVSALPATLDSLSIHQLAAQGELSQLKEHLRKGDNLINKPDERGFTPLIWASAFGEIETVRFLLEWGADPHILAKERESALSLASTGGYTDIVGLLLERDVDINIYDWNGGTPLLYAVRGNHVKCVEALLARGADLTTEADSGYTPMDLAVALGYRKVQQVIENHILKLFQSNLVPADPE, encoded by the exons ATGGAGCCCACCCAGCCTGTAGAGGATCTCAGCCTGACCCAGCAGCCTTCTACCCCAGAATTCGGGGACCCTGAAGACCCCAGGGACGAGGCCCTTGACGGCTCAGACACTGTGGTCCTCAGTCTCTTCCCCTGCACCCCAGAGCCTGGGAATCCTGAACCAGATGCTGGTACCTCCTCACCTCAAG caGGCAGCTCCCTAAAGCACTCCACGACCCTCACCAACCGGCAGCGGGGGAATGAGGTGTCAGCCCTGCCGGCCACCTTGGACT ccctgtCCATCCACCAGCTCGCGGCCCAGGGGGAGCTGAGCCAGCTGAAGGAGCACCTGAGGAAAG GCGACAACCTCATCAACAAGCCGGACGAGCGAGGCTTCACTCCCCTCATCTGGGCCTCCGCCTTTGGAGAGATCGAGACCGTCCGCTTCTTGCTCGAGTGG GGTGCCGACCCCCACATCCTGGCCAAGGAGCGGGAGAGTGCCCTGTCACTGGCCAGCACGGGTGGCTACACGGACATCGTGGGGTTGCTGCTGGAGCGTGATGTGGACATCAACATCTATGACTGG AATGGAGGGACACCACTTCTGTACGCCGTGCGCGGGAACCACGTGAAGTGCGTGGAGGCCTTGCTGG CCCGAGGAGCTGATCTCACCACTGAGGCAGACTCTGGCTACACCCCAATGGACCTCGCCGTGGCCCTGGGATATCGGAAAG TGCAACAGGTGATCGAGAACCACATCCTTAAACTCTTCCAGAGCAACCTGGTGCCCGCTGACCCCGAGTGA
- the RFXANK gene encoding DNA-binding protein RFXANK isoform X2 yields MEPTQPVEDLSLTQQPSTPEFGDPEDPRDEALDGSDTVVLSLFPCTPEPGNPEPDAGTSSPQGSSLKHSTTLTNRQRGNEVSALPATLDSLSIHQLAAQGELSQLKEHLRKGDNLINKPDERGFTPLIWASAFGEIETVRFLLEWGADPHILAKERESALSLASTGGYTDIVGLLLERDVDINIYDWNGGTPLLYAVRGNHVKCVEALLARGADLTTEADSGYTPMDLAVALGYRKVQQVIENHILKLFQSNLVPADPE; encoded by the exons ATGGAGCCCACCCAGCCTGTAGAGGATCTCAGCCTGACCCAGCAGCCTTCTACCCCAGAATTCGGGGACCCTGAAGACCCCAGGGACGAGGCCCTTGACGGCTCAGACACTGTGGTCCTCAGTCTCTTCCCCTGCACCCCAGAGCCTGGGAATCCTGAACCAGATGCTGGTACCTCCTCACCTCAAG GCAGCTCCCTAAAGCACTCCACGACCCTCACCAACCGGCAGCGGGGGAATGAGGTGTCAGCCCTGCCGGCCACCTTGGACT ccctgtCCATCCACCAGCTCGCGGCCCAGGGGGAGCTGAGCCAGCTGAAGGAGCACCTGAGGAAAG GCGACAACCTCATCAACAAGCCGGACGAGCGAGGCTTCACTCCCCTCATCTGGGCCTCCGCCTTTGGAGAGATCGAGACCGTCCGCTTCTTGCTCGAGTGG GGTGCCGACCCCCACATCCTGGCCAAGGAGCGGGAGAGTGCCCTGTCACTGGCCAGCACGGGTGGCTACACGGACATCGTGGGGTTGCTGCTGGAGCGTGATGTGGACATCAACATCTATGACTGG AATGGAGGGACACCACTTCTGTACGCCGTGCGCGGGAACCACGTGAAGTGCGTGGAGGCCTTGCTGG CCCGAGGAGCTGATCTCACCACTGAGGCAGACTCTGGCTACACCCCAATGGACCTCGCCGTGGCCCTGGGATATCGGAAAG TGCAACAGGTGATCGAGAACCACATCCTTAAACTCTTCCAGAGCAACCTGGTGCCCGCTGACCCCGAGTGA
- the RFXANK gene encoding DNA-binding protein RFXANK isoform X3: MEPTQPVEDLSLTQQPSTPEFGDPEDPRDEALDGSDTVVLSLFPCTPEPGNPEPDAGTSSPQAGSSLKHSTTLTNRQRGNEVSALPATLDSLSIHQLAAQGELSQLKEHLRKGDNLINKPDERGFTPLIWASAFGEIETVRFLLEWGADPHILAKERESALSLASTGGYTDIVGLLLERDVDINIYDWNGGTPLLYAVRGNHVKCVEALLGEWEYRLA, translated from the exons ATGGAGCCCACCCAGCCTGTAGAGGATCTCAGCCTGACCCAGCAGCCTTCTACCCCAGAATTCGGGGACCCTGAAGACCCCAGGGACGAGGCCCTTGACGGCTCAGACACTGTGGTCCTCAGTCTCTTCCCCTGCACCCCAGAGCCTGGGAATCCTGAACCAGATGCTGGTACCTCCTCACCTCAAG caGGCAGCTCCCTAAAGCACTCCACGACCCTCACCAACCGGCAGCGGGGGAATGAGGTGTCAGCCCTGCCGGCCACCTTGGACT ccctgtCCATCCACCAGCTCGCGGCCCAGGGGGAGCTGAGCCAGCTGAAGGAGCACCTGAGGAAAG GCGACAACCTCATCAACAAGCCGGACGAGCGAGGCTTCACTCCCCTCATCTGGGCCTCCGCCTTTGGAGAGATCGAGACCGTCCGCTTCTTGCTCGAGTGG GGTGCCGACCCCCACATCCTGGCCAAGGAGCGGGAGAGTGCCCTGTCACTGGCCAGCACGGGTGGCTACACGGACATCGTGGGGTTGCTGCTGGAGCGTGATGTGGACATCAACATCTATGACTGG AATGGAGGGACACCACTTCTGTACGCCGTGCGCGGGAACCACGTGAAGTGCGTGGAGGCCTTGCTGGGTGAGTGGGAGTACAGGCTGGCCTGA
- the BORCS8 gene encoding BLOC-1-related complex subunit 8 isoform X2, with amino-acid sequence MRGVKPRSSGLLMRVEMEDTSKVKGHKDRSPILGLTFHHSCIPEAGVQVTDKFTESVYVLANEPSVALYRLQEHVRRSLPELAQHKADMQRWEEQSQGAIYTVEYACSAVKNLVDSSVYFRSVEGLLKQAISIRDHMNATAQGHSPEEPPPPSSA; translated from the exons ATGAGGGGAGTGAAGCCTCGCTCGTCCGGCTTGTTGATGAG ggTGGAGATGGAAGACACATCCAAGGTGAAGGGACACAAAGACAGAAGTCCCATCTTGGGCCTGACATTCcaccattcttgcatcccagaAGCAGGAGTCCAGG TCACGGACAAGTTCACCGAGAGTGTCTACGTCCTGGCCAATGAGCCGTCCGTGGCCCTGTACCGGCTGCAGGAGCATGTGCGCCGCTCTCTGCCCGAGCTGGCCCAGCATAAG GCTGACATGCAGCGGTgggaggagcagagccagggAGCCATCTACACAGTGGAGTACGCCTGCAG CGCCGTGAAGAACCTTGTCGACAGCAGCGTCTACTTCCGCAGCGTGGAGGGTCTCCTCAAACAAGCCATCAGCATCCGGGACCACATGAATGCCACAGCCCAGGGCCACAG CCCCGAGGAACCGCCCCCGCCCTCCTCAGCCTGA
- the BORCS8 gene encoding BLOC-1-related complex subunit 8 isoform X1: MVTFMLCGLYHNFKKKHRVEMEDTSKVKGHKDRSPILGLTFHHSCIPEAGVQVTDKFTESVYVLANEPSVALYRLQEHVRRSLPELAQHKADMQRWEEQSQGAIYTVEYACSAVKNLVDSSVYFRSVEGLLKQAISIRDHMNATAQGHSPEEPPPPSSA; the protein is encoded by the exons atggtaacttttatgttatgtgggctttaccacaattttaaaaaaaagcacagggTGGAGATGGAAGACACATCCAAGGTGAAGGGACACAAAGACAGAAGTCCCATCTTGGGCCTGACATTCcaccattcttgcatcccagaAGCAGGAGTCCAGG TCACGGACAAGTTCACCGAGAGTGTCTACGTCCTGGCCAATGAGCCGTCCGTGGCCCTGTACCGGCTGCAGGAGCATGTGCGCCGCTCTCTGCCCGAGCTGGCCCAGCATAAG GCTGACATGCAGCGGTgggaggagcagagccagggAGCCATCTACACAGTGGAGTACGCCTGCAG CGCCGTGAAGAACCTTGTCGACAGCAGCGTCTACTTCCGCAGCGTGGAGGGTCTCCTCAAACAAGCCATCAGCATCCGGGACCACATGAATGCCACAGCCCAGGGCCACAG CCCCGAGGAACCGCCCCCGCCCTCCTCAGCCTGA
- the BORCS8 gene encoding BLOC-1-related complex subunit 8 isoform X3 translates to MEEPEMQLKGKKVTDKFTESVYVLANEPSVALYRLQEHVRRSLPELAQHKADMQRWEEQSQGAIYTVEYACSAVKNLVDSSVYFRSVEGLLKQAISIRDHMNATAQGHSPEEPPPPSSA, encoded by the exons ATGGAGGAACCCGAGATGCAGCTCAAGGGGAAGAAAG TCACGGACAAGTTCACCGAGAGTGTCTACGTCCTGGCCAATGAGCCGTCCGTGGCCCTGTACCGGCTGCAGGAGCATGTGCGCCGCTCTCTGCCCGAGCTGGCCCAGCATAAG GCTGACATGCAGCGGTgggaggagcagagccagggAGCCATCTACACAGTGGAGTACGCCTGCAG CGCCGTGAAGAACCTTGTCGACAGCAGCGTCTACTTCCGCAGCGTGGAGGGTCTCCTCAAACAAGCCATCAGCATCCGGGACCACATGAATGCCACAGCCCAGGGCCACAG CCCCGAGGAACCGCCCCCGCCCTCCTCAGCCTGA